The window AGATCGTCGAGATCGTCCAGCTGTTCCGCGCCAAGACCGTCGACGTCTCCCCGGAGGCCGTCACCATCGAGGCCACCGGCAGCAGCGAGAAGCTGTCGGCCATGCTGAAGATGCTGGAGCCGTACGGCATCAAGGAGCTCGTCCAGTCCGGCACGATCGCGATCGGACGCGGTGCGCGTTCGATCACGGACCGGTCGCTGCGCGCCCTCGACCGCTCGGCCTGAGTCCCGTACGGCTCGTCGCGAGCCTCCGCACGAGCGACTCGTAGAAGATTCACGTACGACCGGAATCGGGCGGTCGGCACCTCACCGGCCGCCCGCATTCCGAGACCCCGAGACCTCCCTCACCCCCGCCGTCATACGGTGGGAGCAACACCTGCACACAAGGAGAGAACCCAAAGTGGCCGAGCTGTTCTACGACGCCGACGCCGACCTGTCCATCATCCAGGGCCGCAAGGTCGCGGTCATCGGTTACGGCAGCCAGGGCCACGCCCACGCGCTGTCGCTCCGTGACTCGGGTGTCGACGTCCGCGTCGGTCTGCACGAGGGCTCCAAGTCCAAGGCGAAGGCCGAGGAGCAGGGCCTGCGCGTGGTGACGCCGTCGGAGGCCGCCGCCGAGGCCGACGTCATCATGATCCTCGTCCCGGACCCGATCCAGGCCCAGGTCTACGAGGAGCACATCGCGCCGAACCTGAACGACGGCGACGCGCTGTTCTTCGGCCACGGCCTGAACATCCGCTACGGCTTCATCAAGCCGCCGGCCGGCGTCGACGTCTGCATGGTCGCCCCCAAGGGCCCGGGCCACCTGGTCCGCCGCCAGTACGAGGAGGGCCGCGGCGTTCCGTGCATCGCCGCCGTCGAGCAGGACGCGACGGGCAACGCCTTCGCGCTCGCGCTGTCGTACGCCAAGGGCATCGGTGGCACCCGTGCCGGCGTCATCAAGACGACCTTCACCGAGGAGACCGAGACCGACCTGTTCGGTGAGCAGGCCGTCCTGTGTGGTGGCACCGCCGCGCTGGTGAAGGCCGGGTTCGAGACGCTGACCGAGGCCGGCTACCAGCCGGAGATCGCGTACTTCGAGTGCCTGCACGAGCTGAAGCTGATCGTGGACCTCATGTACGAGGGCGGCCTGGAGAAGATGCGCTGGTCGATCTCCGAGACCGCCGAGTGGGGCGACTACGTCACCGGCCCGCGGATCATCACCGACGCCACCAAGGCCGAGATGAAGAAGGTCCTCGCCGAGATCCAGGACGGCACCTTCGCCCAGGCCTGGATGGACGAGTACCACGGCGGTCTGAAGAAGTACAACGAGTACAAGCAGCAGGACTCCGAGCACCTGCTGGAGACCACCGGCAAGGAGCTGCGCAAGCTCATGAGCTGGGTGAACGAAGAGGCGTAAGCCTCAGCCGGCGGGGCCGGAGCATGCCGCTCCGGCCCCGTTGTCCAACCCGTCGCATCACGGACGGGTGATCCTTACACAGCGGCGCAGGACGACCCACGATGCGCCACTACACTGCCGTACTACATACGCGTCAGGCCCACAGCGTCGTGCGTCTTCCACGCGGCCACTAACCCTCCACCGCATGCGGCCGTCGGGACGGCCGTCCGCATTGGACATGTGAGGACTCACGTGAGCTCGAAACCCGTCGTACTCATCGCTGAAGAGCTTTCGCCCGCGACCGTGGACGCGCTTGGTCCGGACTTCGAGATCCGGCACTGCAACGGCGCCGACCGGGCCGAGCTGCTGCCCGCCATCGCCGACGTGGACGCGATCCTGATCCGCTCCGCCACCAAGGTCGATGCCGAGGCGATCGCCGCCGCCAAGAAGCTCAAGGTCGTCGCGCGAGCCGGCGTCGGCCTCGACAACGTCGACGTCTCCGCCGCCACCAAGGCCGGCGTGATGGTCGTCAACGCCCCCACCTCGAACATCGTGACCGCCGCCGAGCTGGCCTGCGGTCTCCTCGTCGCCACCGCCCGCCACATCCCGCAGGCCAACGCCGCGCTGAAGAACGGCGAGTGGAAGCGCAGCAAGTACACGGGTGTGGAGCTCGCCGAGAAGACCCTCGGTGTCGTGGGTCTGGGCCGGATCGGTGCGCTGGTCGCTCAGCGCATGTCCGGCTTCGGGATGAAGGTCGTCGCCTACGACCCCTACATCCAGCCCGCGCGTGCCGCCCAGATGGGTGTCAAGGTGCTGTCGCTGGACGAGCTGCTCGAGGTCTCCGACTTCATCACCGTCCACCTGCCCAAGACCCCTGAGACCGTCGGCCTCATCGGCGACGAGGCGCTGCGCAAGGTCAAGCCGAGCGTGCGCATCGTCAACGCCGCGCGCGGCGGGATCGTCGACGAGGAGGCGCTGTACTCCGCCCTCAAGGAGGGCCGCGTCGCCGGCGCCGGTCTCGACGTGTACGCGAAGGAGCCCTGCACGGACTCCCCGCTGTTCGAGTTCGACCAGGTCGTCGCCACCCCGCACCTCGGTGCCTCCACCGACGAGGCGCAGGAGAAGGCCGGTATCGCCGTCGCCCGCTCGGTGCGCCTCGCCCTCGCCGGTGAGCTCGTGCCCGACGCGGTCAACGTCCAGGGCGGCGTCATCGCCGAGGACGTCAAGCCGGGTCTGCCGCTCGCCGAGCGCCTGGGCCGTATCTTCACGGCGCTCGCCGGTGAGGTCGCGGTCCGCCTCGACGTCGAGGTGTACGGCGAGATCACCCAGCACGACGTGAAGGTGCTGGAGCTCAGCGCCCTCAAGGGTGTCTTCGAGGACGTCGTCGACGAGACGGTGTCGTACGTCAACGCCCCGCTGTTCGCCCAGGAGCGCGGCGTCGAGGTGCGGCTGACCACCAGCTCGGAGGCCACCGACCACCGCAACGTCGTCACCGTGCGCGGCACGCTTGGCAACGGCGAGGAGGTGTCGGTCTCCGGCACGCTGGCCGGCCCGAAGCACCTGCAGAAGATCGTCGCGGTCGGCGACTACGACGTCGACCTCGCGCTCGCCGACCACATGGCCGTCCTGAAGTACGAGGACCGTCCGGGTGTCGTCGGCACCGTCGGCCGCATCTTCGGCGAAGCCGGCATCAACATCGCCGGCATGCAGGTCTCGCGTGCCGTCGCCGGTGGTGAGGCGCTGGCCGTCCTGACCGTCGACGACACGGTGCCCGCCGGGGTGCTGACCGAGGTCGCCGAGGAGATCGGGGCGACGTCCGCCCGCGCTGTGAACCTGGTCTGAGTTCTATCGAACGCCGGACGCGCTGAGCTTGCTCGGCGCGTCCGGCGTTTCGCATGAGCCCTCCGGCACCTCGACCCGGCGCAGTGCGACCGCCGCCAGCCCCGCCGCGCCCGCCAGCAGTACCGCTCCCGCGATCGCCGCCCCCTGCATCCCGCTGGTGAACGCCTCCCGCGCCGCCGTCGCCAGTCCCGGGACCCGGTCGGCGACCGCCAGCGCGCCGCCCAGCGTCTCGTGCGCCGCGTCCGGCGCCGACGCCGGGATCTCGTGCCGGTAGATCGCCGTGCCGATCGAGCCGAGGACGGCCATACCGAGGGCGCCGCCGAACTCGGCACCGGTCTCCAGCAGGGAGGACGCGGACCCCGCCCGTTCCACCGGGGCGGAGCCCATCGCGAGGTCCATGATCTGGGACATCACGGTGACGCCTCCGACAGCGAGGACCGCGCACGCGGTCAGCACCAGCCACAACGAGTCCGTGCCGGCGAGGGACAGCAGTACGAAACCGGTCGCGGCGATCGCGAAACCCGCGGCGACGACGTAGGCCCGGTTGACGCCCTTCTGCACCAGCTGGGTCGCGACCGGCCCCGCCGCCCCGATCGGCACCGACGGCAGCAGGGCCCACAAGGCCGCCTCCAGCGCGCCCTTGCCGAGCACCGACTGCAGGTACTGCGTGGTGAAGTAGGACGAGCCCATCACCGCGAACATGCAGACGAGGTTGAGGCCCACGGAGGGCGCGAAGCCCCGTCCGCGGAACAGGTCCGGGGAGATCATCGGTGCTGCGGCCGTGCGCTGGCGGTGGACGAAAAGGGCCGCGAACAGCAGGCCGACGGTGATCGAGACGACGTAGCGGACGTTCCAGCCCTCGGACGGGATCTCCTTCAGGCCGTAGACCACGGGAAGCACCGCCGCCATCGACAGGGGAACGCTCAGCCAGTCGAAACGGCCGGGCGCGAGATCCTTGGACTCGGGGAGCAGGATCGGGCCGAGGGCCAGCAGCAAGGCCATCGAGGGCAGGTTGACCAGGAAGACCGAGCCCCACCAGAAGTGCTCGACCAGCACCCCGCTCATCACCGAGCCGAGGGCGATCCCGGCCGTCATCACGCCGGACCACATGCCGATCGCCTTCGCGCGCTGCGCGGGGTCGGTGAACATCGTGCGGAGTATGGCCATCGTCGACGGCATCAGGGTCGCGCCGCCGATGCCGAGGACCGCGCGGGCCGCGATCAGGGTCTCGGCGCTGTTCGCGTACGCCGCCACCAGCGAGGCGGTGCCGAAGGCGGCGGCGCCGATCAGCAGGAGTCGGCGGTGGCCGATGCGGTCGCCGAGCGAGCCCATCGTCATCAGCAGGCCGGCCAGCACGAAGGCGTAGATGTCGAAGATCCACAGCTGCTGGGTGCCGCTCGGCTCCAGGTCCGCGCTGATCGCCGGAACCGCGAAGTAGAGGACGGAGACGTCCATGGAGACGAGCAGCAGCGGAAGCATCAGCACGCCGAGGGCGGTCCATTCGCGGCGGCCGGCTCGGGCGGATGGAGGCGTGGTCGTGCTCGTCGGGTTTGTTGTCATGTCAGGGAATGTACGCGCGTCTTAAACGCTTGTCTAGGACGCTTGTATATGACGCGTGTATGGATCGGCGGTAGGGTGGTCGGCATGGGACACCGTGAGGATCTGCTCGAAGGCGCCAAGCGCTGCCTGCTGGCGAAGGGCTTCGTGCGCACGACCGCGCGCGACATCGTCAAGGAGTCCGGAACCAACCTGGCGTCGATCGGCTACCACTACGGATCGAAGGACGCGTTGCTGGCGCAGGCGTACGTGTCGCTGGCCGAGGGGATGGGTGACGCCTTCGAGGGGGACGGGGCCGCCATGAGTGCCGAGCCCGGTTCCCTCGAACGGTTCCGGGAGGTGTGGGCGAACGTCATCGCCACCATGCGGGAGCCGGGATCGATCTGGCATCTGAGCATGGAGATCGTGGTCATGGGCGACCAACTGCCCGAGGTGCGCGACTACTTGGCGCGGGCCCAGCGGGAGGCCGGGCGCGGGTTCGTGCCGATGCTCATGGGCGGGCGCGAGGAGGACGTCCCGGACGAGACCGCCGACACCCTCGGCATGCTGTACGTGACCCTGATGACGGGGCTCATCGCCCAGTGGACCTTCGACCCCAAGACCGCGCCCAGCGCGCAGCAGCTCACCGAAGGCCTGCGCCAGGTGATCGAGGCCGCTACGCGCAAATGACGCGCCCCTCGCGCATCTCGATCGCCCGGTCCGCGAAATGCCGTACGACCGCCCGGTCGTGGCAGATGAACAGGTAGCCGAGGCCGAGGTCGTCCTGGAGGTCGGCGAGCAGGTTCAGCACGCCGGCCCGCACCGAGGGATCGAGGGCCGA of the Streptomyces sp. T12 genome contains:
- a CDS encoding TetR/AcrR family transcriptional regulator, with amino-acid sequence MGHREDLLEGAKRCLLAKGFVRTTARDIVKESGTNLASIGYHYGSKDALLAQAYVSLAEGMGDAFEGDGAAMSAEPGSLERFREVWANVIATMREPGSIWHLSMEIVVMGDQLPEVRDYLARAQREAGRGFVPMLMGGREEDVPDETADTLGMLYVTLMTGLIAQWTFDPKTAPSAQQLTEGLRQVIEAATRK
- a CDS encoding MFS transporter; this translates as MTTNPTSTTTPPSARAGRREWTALGVLMLPLLLVSMDVSVLYFAVPAISADLEPSGTQQLWIFDIYAFVLAGLLMTMGSLGDRIGHRRLLLIGAAAFGTASLVAAYANSAETLIAARAVLGIGGATLMPSTMAILRTMFTDPAQRAKAIGMWSGVMTAGIALGSVMSGVLVEHFWWGSVFLVNLPSMALLLALGPILLPESKDLAPGRFDWLSVPLSMAAVLPVVYGLKEIPSEGWNVRYVVSITVGLLFAALFVHRQRTAAAPMISPDLFRGRGFAPSVGLNLVCMFAVMGSSYFTTQYLQSVLGKGALEAALWALLPSVPIGAAGPVATQLVQKGVNRAYVVAAGFAIAATGFVLLSLAGTDSLWLVLTACAVLAVGGVTVMSQIMDLAMGSAPVERAGSASSLLETGAEFGGALGMAVLGSIGTAIYRHEIPASAPDAAHETLGGALAVADRVPGLATAAREAFTSGMQGAAIAGAVLLAGAAGLAAVALRRVEVPEGSCETPDAPSKLSASGVR
- the ilvC gene encoding ketol-acid reductoisomerase; translated protein: MAELFYDADADLSIIQGRKVAVIGYGSQGHAHALSLRDSGVDVRVGLHEGSKSKAKAEEQGLRVVTPSEAAAEADVIMILVPDPIQAQVYEEHIAPNLNDGDALFFGHGLNIRYGFIKPPAGVDVCMVAPKGPGHLVRRQYEEGRGVPCIAAVEQDATGNAFALALSYAKGIGGTRAGVIKTTFTEETETDLFGEQAVLCGGTAALVKAGFETLTEAGYQPEIAYFECLHELKLIVDLMYEGGLEKMRWSISETAEWGDYVTGPRIITDATKAEMKKVLAEIQDGTFAQAWMDEYHGGLKKYNEYKQQDSEHLLETTGKELRKLMSWVNEEA
- the serA gene encoding phosphoglycerate dehydrogenase, encoding MSSKPVVLIAEELSPATVDALGPDFEIRHCNGADRAELLPAIADVDAILIRSATKVDAEAIAAAKKLKVVARAGVGLDNVDVSAATKAGVMVVNAPTSNIVTAAELACGLLVATARHIPQANAALKNGEWKRSKYTGVELAEKTLGVVGLGRIGALVAQRMSGFGMKVVAYDPYIQPARAAQMGVKVLSLDELLEVSDFITVHLPKTPETVGLIGDEALRKVKPSVRIVNAARGGIVDEEALYSALKEGRVAGAGLDVYAKEPCTDSPLFEFDQVVATPHLGASTDEAQEKAGIAVARSVRLALAGELVPDAVNVQGGVIAEDVKPGLPLAERLGRIFTALAGEVAVRLDVEVYGEITQHDVKVLELSALKGVFEDVVDETVSYVNAPLFAQERGVEVRLTTSSEATDHRNVVTVRGTLGNGEEVSVSGTLAGPKHLQKIVAVGDYDVDLALADHMAVLKYEDRPGVVGTVGRIFGEAGINIAGMQVSRAVAGGEALAVLTVDDTVPAGVLTEVAEEIGATSARAVNLV